One Triticum dicoccoides isolate Atlit2015 ecotype Zavitan chromosome 5B, WEW_v2.0, whole genome shotgun sequence genomic window carries:
- the LOC119311864 gene encoding UDP-glycosyltransferase 83A1-like produces MAGAPPHVMVLPFPAQGHVTPLMELSHRLVDHGFQVTFVCTEPIHKLLLDALRRNDDGDSGGGEALDGIRLVSIPDGLADGDSRRDLSKVLAGVLGRVPAYVEELIRETEASGKRKVRWLVADSTMECCYQAARNLGVRVASVCPASAACLVTSLRIPQLVRDGFFDDKGFPKRHGTLELAPGMPPLCPTQMAWNIDGAPEGRQAAFELVFGMARVTGLAEIVMCNSFLEAETAAFELCPNVLPIGPLFADQELQKPVGQFWTEDASCLEWLDAQPQNSVVYVAFGSLTIFDLRQFRELAEGLELTGRPFLWVVRPDFTSGGLSKAWFDEFQTRVAGTGVIVSWCPQQQVLAHPAVACFVSHCGWNSTMEGVRNGVPILCWPYFSDQFANRSYICDIWRTGLGVAQSEDGLVTKEEVKIKLERLTGDKGIAERARVLRDAARKSVNEGGSSYENFKRFVDLLTE; encoded by the exons ATGGCCGGCGCGCCGCCCCACGTCATGGTGCTGCCGTTCCCGGCGCAGGGCCACGTCACCCCGCTCATGGAGCTGTCGCACCGCCTCGTCGACCACGGCTTCCAGGTCACCTTCGTCTGCACCGAGCCCATCCACAAGCTCCTTCTCGATGCTCTTCGACGGAACGACGACGGCGacagcggcggcggtgaggcgctGGACGGGATCCGCCTGGTCTCCATACCGGACGGCCTGGCCGACGGCGACAGCCGCAGGGACCTAAGCAAGGTCCTGGCCGGGGTCTTGGGGCGCGTGCCGGCCTACGTGGAGGAGCTCATCAGGGAGACGGAGGCGTCCGGGAAGAGGAAGGTGCGGTGGCTCGTCGCCGACTCCACCATGGAGTGCTGCTACCAGGCCGCGAGGAACCTCGGCGTCCGGGTCGCCTCCGTCTGCCCGGCGTCCGCGGCGTGCCTTGTCACGTCGCTTAGGATTCCTCAGCTCGTACGGGATGGCTTCTTCGACGACAAAG GCTTCCCGAAGAGACACGGGACGTTGGAGCTCGCCCCCGGTATGCCGCCACTCTGCCCGACGCAAATGGCATGGAACATCGACGGCGCCCCCGAAGGACGGCAGGCGGCTTTCGAGCTGGTGTTCGGGATGGCTAGGGTAACCGGCCTCGCCGAGATAGTCATGTGCAACTCGTTCCTCGAGGCCGAGACCGCGGCGTTCGAGCTGTGCCCCAACGTGCTGCCGATCGGACCGTTGTTCGCCGACCAGGAGCTCCAGAAGCCCGTCGGGCAGTTCTGGACGGAGGACGCCAGCTGCTTGGAGTGGCTCGACGCGCAGCCCCAAAACTCTGTCGTGTACGTGGCGTTCGGCAGCCTCACCATCTTCGACCTGCGGCAGTTCCGGGAGCTGGCCGAGGGGCTGGAGCTCACTGGCCGGCCGTTCCTGTGGGTGGTGCGCCCGGACTTCACCTCCGGCGGCCTCAGCAAGGCGTGGTTCGACGAGTTCCAGACGCGCGTCGCCGGTACGGGCGTGATCGTCAGCTGGTGCCCCCAGCAGCAG GTTTTGGCGCACCCGGCGGTGGCATGCTTCGTGTCGCACTGCGGATGGAACTCGACGATGGAGGGGGTGAGGAACGGCGTGCCCATCCTGTGCTGGCCCTACTTCTCCGACCAGTTCGCGAACAGGAGCTACATCTGCGACATTTGGAGGACTGGTTTGGGCGTGGCGCAGAGCGAGGACGGCCTCGTGACCAAGGAAGAGGTGAAGATAAAACTCGAACGGCTCACCGGCGACAAGGGTATTGCGGAGAGGGCGCGGGTGCTCAGGGATGCAGCTCGCAAGAGCGTGAACGAAGGCGGCTCCTCGTACGAGAATTTCAAGAGATTTGTTGATCTCCTGACAGAGTGA